The following coding sequences lie in one Mycobacterium gordonae genomic window:
- the iniR gene encoding isoniazid response ATPase/transcriptional regulator IniR, producing the protein MEFSRAARDVLDDLTHAATNPVKAMIVGGIGTGKTTLLAAARDSLLHAGVPVMTRPPRHDDPPESAFVVDEAHQLTDAELHKLIERVGDSRATVVAAAEPHEQRATLRSLTTAIARERPRITLGMLPVPEHQLDYTAGLPFLVHAVSRGGQSHAAKHALIERLRRIEEHDLDALLIMSLAQALGATDIAAVLSISVVDARVVVDRAHASGLVEPSHPPAFLQLVHECVAQTVGNAHHREVETSLLRSQLDISAVSADFALRLAEHGLSDDRLAAILTHHAAEIRGDAAQVARFYRAAVRIGASGLTPRLADALALSGDCTAAGSLADSLLGSQDFSERAAAVRIAASVATHDGNSGQAAELFGWLGPYPDSVVASAGAIVLAATGDLATAHAAVGLKDSGPPTIAARASRSLAEGLLLTMDQPYPTAMAKLSQAIAVEQPIGEVFPDSPAALVTLAAIHGGDPVRAHSVIGRAVRADAESLFRYRHLLLSGWIKMQDGQLPSAGADVTAVSGASLHRRDALWATALQTAIARRSGDTGGLQQHWYAAVEVLAECSVDLFALLPLGELWVAAARMREVDQLQHTLDQAFALLDSLGNPPLWSVPLHWAGVHAGILTNSPESVAPHGQALSAATARSTLAQALSVAGRTWLKVLAGQVHADEVSTAARSLAHVGLTSDATRLAGQAALQTSDPRVSGAMLQLARDLKVVGFVEAPGGEGQRQPAASTPRQPPSGSPLSDREREVAELLLLGMPYRDIGGQLFISAKTVEHHVARIRRRLGAGSRSEMLSMLRAMLTPQS; encoded by the coding sequence TTGGAGTTCTCGCGTGCTGCCCGGGACGTCCTCGACGATCTCACCCACGCTGCGACGAACCCCGTCAAGGCGATGATCGTCGGAGGCATCGGCACCGGCAAGACGACCCTGCTCGCTGCTGCCCGCGATAGCCTGCTCCATGCCGGCGTCCCGGTGATGACGCGACCGCCGCGCCATGACGATCCGCCCGAGTCGGCGTTCGTCGTCGACGAGGCGCACCAGCTCACCGACGCCGAGCTACACAAGCTCATCGAACGCGTCGGCGATAGCCGCGCTACCGTCGTCGCCGCCGCCGAGCCCCATGAGCAGCGCGCGACTCTGCGTTCCCTGACGACGGCTATTGCAAGGGAACGACCGCGGATAACGCTCGGCATGCTGCCGGTCCCCGAACATCAACTGGACTACACCGCAGGTCTGCCGTTTCTCGTACACGCCGTGTCGCGAGGTGGTCAGTCGCATGCGGCGAAACACGCACTGATCGAGCGGCTGCGCCGAATCGAAGAACACGACCTCGACGCGCTGCTGATCATGTCGCTGGCCCAGGCCCTGGGTGCCACCGATATCGCTGCGGTGCTTAGCATTTCAGTGGTCGACGCCAGGGTCGTGGTCGATCGGGCACATGCCAGCGGCCTCGTCGAACCGTCACACCCGCCCGCGTTTCTGCAGCTGGTTCATGAATGCGTCGCCCAGACCGTCGGCAACGCCCACCACCGTGAAGTCGAAACCTCTTTACTGCGTTCACAACTCGATATCTCAGCAGTGTCAGCGGACTTCGCGCTGCGGCTCGCCGAACACGGCCTCAGTGATGACCGGTTGGCAGCGATCCTCACCCATCACGCAGCCGAAATCCGTGGCGACGCAGCCCAAGTCGCGCGATTCTACCGGGCAGCAGTCCGGATCGGAGCTTCGGGCCTTACGCCACGACTAGCTGATGCACTCGCCCTGAGCGGCGACTGTACAGCCGCCGGATCACTGGCCGACAGTCTGCTCGGCTCGCAAGATTTCTCCGAGCGCGCCGCGGCCGTGCGGATCGCAGCCAGCGTCGCGACCCACGATGGCAACTCCGGTCAGGCGGCCGAATTGTTCGGCTGGCTCGGTCCGTATCCGGATTCTGTCGTGGCCTCAGCGGGTGCGATCGTGCTCGCCGCAACGGGTGACCTAGCTACGGCCCATGCCGCGGTGGGACTCAAGGACTCCGGTCCACCGACGATTGCCGCGCGCGCGTCCCGCAGCCTCGCCGAAGGCCTCTTGCTGACGATGGACCAGCCCTATCCGACTGCCATGGCCAAGCTCAGCCAGGCCATCGCGGTCGAACAACCGATTGGCGAAGTCTTCCCGGACAGCCCGGCGGCACTGGTTACCTTGGCCGCGATACACGGCGGGGACCCGGTGCGCGCCCACAGTGTGATCGGCCGCGCGGTACGCGCGGACGCCGAATCGCTCTTCAGGTACCGGCACCTACTTCTCTCCGGCTGGATCAAGATGCAAGACGGCCAACTGCCGTCGGCCGGCGCCGACGTCACCGCCGTTTCCGGCGCCAGCCTGCATCGTCGAGATGCGTTGTGGGCCACGGCCCTACAAACCGCCATCGCGCGCCGCAGCGGCGATACCGGCGGGCTGCAACAGCACTGGTACGCAGCAGTCGAGGTCCTCGCGGAGTGCTCCGTGGACCTGTTTGCGCTACTGCCGCTGGGCGAACTGTGGGTCGCGGCCGCCCGCATGCGCGAGGTGGATCAGTTGCAACACACCTTGGATCAGGCGTTCGCGCTGCTCGATTCCCTGGGAAACCCGCCACTGTGGTCGGTTCCGTTGCACTGGGCCGGTGTACACGCCGGAATCCTTACCAACTCGCCGGAGTCCGTCGCACCACACGGCCAGGCCCTCAGCGCCGCAACGGCACGAAGCACTCTCGCCCAAGCCCTTTCGGTTGCCGGGCGAACCTGGCTGAAAGTGCTTGCCGGACAGGTGCACGCCGACGAGGTCAGCACGGCTGCGCGGTCGTTGGCACATGTCGGGTTGACCTCCGACGCCACCCGGCTCGCGGGCCAGGCAGCGCTGCAGACATCCGACCCCCGGGTATCCGGCGCCATGCTGCAGCTCGCCCGCGACCTCAAAGTGGTGGGTTTCGTCGAAGCGCCCGGCGGCGAGGGGCAAAGGCAACCCGCCGCGTCGACCCCACGCCAGCCACCGTCGGGATCACCGTTGTCCGACCGCGAACGCGAAGTCGCCGAACTACTCCTGCTGGGCATGCCCTACCGCGATATCGGCGGCCAACTGTTCATCTCGGCAAAAACGGTCGAGCATCACGTCGCCCGAATCCGTCGCCGGCTCGGCGCCGGCTCGCGCTCGGAGATGCTGTCGATGCTGCGGGCGATGCTGACTCCGCAAAGCTGA
- a CDS encoding dynamin-like GTPase family protein, whose protein sequence is MAQPDDPRRVSVIVELIDHTIAIAELHGRDDLVQRLRRARERITDPHIRVVIAGQLKQGKSQLLNSLLNLPVARVGDDEATVVITIVSYSAQPWARLVLAAGPNGEIATVDIPVEQINIDLRRAPHAGGRQVLRVEIGAPSPLLQGGLVFIDTPGVGGHGQPHLSATLGLLPDADAMLMVSDASQEFTEPEMWFLRKAHQICPVGVIVATKTDLYPHWRQIVNANANHLQRARVPMPIIPVSSLLRSHAVSLNDKELNDESNFPAVVKFLSEKVLTRESDRVRDEVLSEIHSAAAQLTTKAGSELASVNDPGLRDRLANDLQRRKRDAENALQATALWQQVLNDGFTDVSNDVDHDLRARFRAVTDDIEKRIDTCDPTLHWAEIGAEAEDAIATAVGDNFVWAYQRSAALADDVARSFADAGLNSVMSPELTSRLMSTNFDELKALAELESKPQGKGQKALSGLRGSYGGVVMIGMLSSVAGLGLFNPVSVGAGLLLGRMAYKEEKQSRLLRARAEAKANVRRFVDEVSFVVGKESRDRLKTIHRKLRDHYRDIANELSRSLNESLQATLTAAHLEDVERDTRVRELERQLDILRQVIENLEKLRPQATIGRA, encoded by the coding sequence GTGGCACAACCCGATGACCCGCGTCGGGTCAGCGTGATCGTCGAGTTGATCGACCACACGATCGCCATCGCGGAATTGCACGGGCGCGACGATCTGGTGCAGCGGCTGCGGCGGGCGCGGGAGCGGATCACCGATCCCCACATCCGCGTGGTGATTGCCGGGCAGCTCAAACAGGGCAAGAGTCAACTGCTCAACTCGTTGCTGAACCTGCCGGTCGCACGAGTCGGCGACGACGAGGCCACCGTGGTGATCACGATCGTCAGCTACAGCGCCCAACCGTGGGCCCGTTTGGTGCTCGCGGCGGGACCCAACGGCGAAATCGCGACCGTCGATATTCCGGTCGAACAGATCAACATCGATCTGCGCCGGGCGCCTCATGCCGGCGGACGCCAGGTGCTGCGGGTTGAGATCGGCGCCCCGAGTCCGCTGTTGCAAGGCGGACTGGTGTTCATCGACACCCCGGGTGTGGGGGGCCACGGCCAGCCGCACCTGTCGGCGACCCTCGGTTTGCTGCCCGACGCCGATGCGATGTTGATGGTCAGCGACGCCAGCCAGGAATTCACCGAACCCGAGATGTGGTTTCTGCGCAAGGCGCACCAGATCTGCCCGGTCGGTGTGATCGTGGCCACCAAAACCGACCTCTATCCGCACTGGCGCCAGATCGTCAACGCCAATGCCAATCACCTACAGCGTGCCCGGGTGCCGATGCCGATCATCCCGGTCTCGTCGCTGCTGCGTAGCCATGCCGTGAGTCTCAACGACAAAGAACTCAACGACGAGTCCAACTTCCCGGCCGTCGTCAAATTCCTGAGCGAGAAGGTGCTCACTCGCGAAAGCGATCGAGTGCGCGACGAGGTGTTAAGTGAAATACATTCTGCTGCAGCACAATTGACTACGAAAGCGGGGTCGGAACTGGCTTCTGTCAACGACCCCGGCTTGCGCGATCGACTGGCGAATGATCTGCAGCGGCGCAAGCGGGACGCGGAGAACGCCCTGCAGGCGACCGCGTTGTGGCAGCAGGTGCTCAACGACGGCTTCACCGATGTGAGCAACGACGTGGACCACGACCTGCGAGCGCGTTTTCGCGCCGTCACCGACGACATCGAGAAACGCATCGACACCTGCGATCCCACCCTGCATTGGGCGGAGATCGGCGCTGAAGCCGAGGATGCGATCGCCACCGCTGTCGGCGACAACTTCGTCTGGGCGTACCAGCGTTCGGCGGCCCTGGCTGACGACGTCGCCCGCTCTTTCGCCGATGCGGGTCTGAACTCGGTGATGTCGCCGGAGTTGACGTCGCGCTTGATGTCCACCAACTTCGACGAATTGAAGGCACTGGCCGAGCTGGAATCGAAGCCCCAAGGCAAGGGACAGAAGGCGCTGTCCGGACTGCGCGGTTCCTACGGCGGTGTGGTGATGATCGGCATGCTGTCATCGGTGGCCGGCCTGGGCCTGTTCAACCCGGTATCAGTGGGCGCCGGGCTGCTGCTCGGCCGGATGGCGTACAAGGAGGAGAAGCAGAGCCGGCTCCTGCGGGCGCGCGCCGAGGCCAAGGCCAATGTGCGGCGCTTCGTCGACGAAGTTTCTTTCGTCGTCGGCAAGGAGTCCCGCGACCGGCTCAAGACGATTCACCGCAAGCTGCGCGATCACTACCGCGACATCGCCAACGAACTCAGCCGCTCGCTCAACGAATCGCTGCAAGCCACCTTAACCGCCGCCCATCTGGAAGACGTGGAGCGTGACACCAGAGTTCGCGAACTGGAGCGACAACTGGACATCCTGCGCCAGGTCATCGAAAACTTAGAGAAACTGCGGCCACAGGCGACCATAGGACGAGCGTGA
- the iniC gene encoding isoniazid-induced dynamin-like GTPase IniC: MSTSDRVRAILGGTIQAYRGEPAYRQRPDVFHELERIGARLNEPIRIALAGTLKAGKSTLVNALVGDDIAPTDATEATRIVTWFRHGPTPKVTAIHQGGRRGNVPITHRDGLSFDLRNLNPVEVAHLDVEWPAQELTQATIIDTPGTSSLTRDASERTLRLLVPPDGVPRVDAVVFLLRTLNAADIALLKQIGGLVGGSAGALGIIGVASRADEIGAGRIDAMLSANEVAKRFTSEMNQTGICQAVVPVSGLLAMTARTLRQSEFLALQKLAGSDAAELNKALLSVDRFVRPDSPLPVDAATRAHLLERFGMFGIRISIAVLAAGVADAAALANELLERSGLVALRNVIDQQFAQRSDMLKAHTALVSLRRFVEAHPVLATPYVIADIDPLLADTHAFEELRLLSQLPSRTTTLKEHDAVLLRRLIGGSGTGPASRLGLDPQVCRTNPQEISRAAFAAAQHWRRRAEHPLNDPFTTRACRAAVRSAEAMLAEFPVRR; encoded by the coding sequence GTGAGCACAAGCGATCGGGTCCGCGCCATCCTGGGCGGAACCATCCAGGCTTATCGCGGCGAACCGGCCTACCGGCAACGGCCGGATGTCTTTCACGAGCTGGAACGCATCGGCGCGCGCCTGAACGAGCCGATCCGCATTGCGTTGGCCGGAACGCTCAAGGCGGGTAAGTCCACGCTGGTCAACGCGCTGGTCGGGGACGATATTGCGCCGACGGACGCGACCGAGGCCACGAGGATCGTGACCTGGTTTCGGCACGGCCCGACGCCGAAGGTCACCGCAATTCATCAGGGCGGACGCCGCGGCAACGTCCCGATCACCCATCGTGACGGGCTGAGCTTCGACCTGCGCAACCTCAATCCGGTGGAAGTGGCCCATCTGGATGTCGAGTGGCCCGCGCAGGAGTTGACGCAGGCCACCATCATCGACACCCCTGGCACATCGTCGTTGACCCGAGATGCCTCTGAACGCACCCTGCGGCTGCTCGTCCCGCCGGACGGGGTGCCGCGGGTGGATGCCGTGGTGTTCCTGTTACGCACTCTGAACGCGGCCGACATCGCCTTGCTCAAGCAGATCGGTGGGCTGGTGGGCGGGTCGGCGGGAGCGCTCGGCATCATTGGTGTCGCATCGCGGGCAGACGAGATCGGCGCCGGGCGCATCGATGCGATGCTGTCCGCCAACGAGGTGGCCAAACGGTTCACCAGTGAGATGAATCAGACGGGCATCTGTCAGGCGGTGGTTCCGGTGTCGGGCCTACTCGCGATGACCGCGCGCACACTGCGTCAGAGCGAGTTCCTCGCGCTGCAGAAGCTCGCCGGATCCGACGCCGCCGAGCTCAATAAGGCATTGCTGAGCGTGGATCGCTTCGTGCGACCCGACAGCCCACTGCCCGTAGACGCGGCGACCCGCGCGCACCTGCTGGAGCGATTCGGGATGTTCGGCATCCGGATCTCTATTGCGGTGCTGGCGGCCGGCGTCGCCGATGCGGCGGCATTGGCCAACGAGTTGCTGGAGCGCAGCGGCCTGGTGGCCCTGCGCAACGTCATCGACCAACAGTTCGCGCAGCGCTCCGACATGCTCAAGGCGCACACTGCGCTGGTATCGCTGCGCCGGTTCGTCGAGGCGCATCCGGTGCTTGCCACGCCGTACGTGATCGCCGACATCGACCCGCTACTGGCCGACACCCACGCCTTCGAAGAACTTCGCCTTCTCAGTCAATTGCCATCGCGCACAACGACTTTGAAGGAGCATGACGCGGTGCTGCTGCGTCGCCTCATCGGCGGTTCGGGCACCGGGCCGGCCAGTAGGCTGGGACTGGACCCGCAGGTTTGCCGGACCAATCCTCAAGAGATTTCCCGAGCGGCGTTTGCGGCGGCGCAACATTGGCGTCGGCGCGCCGAGCATCCGCTCAACGACCCGTTCACCACCAGGGCCTGCCGTGCGGCGGTCCGCAGCGCCGAGGCGATGCTGGCCGAATTCCCCGTGCGACGCTAA
- a CDS encoding Rv0340 family IniB-related protein: protein MANSLLDFVISLVRDPEAAARYATNPDQAIADAHLTDVTSVDVNNLIPMVSDSLSMAGATGAVTGMPVADHGNVWASGAATAAFDAFTPHPPVAAMPEHGAISGVGAVINQPAAQLPVEAPAGPPPVGIGNPEPSSLITGGAVPEIAFDHGGFPASDPGIWDHSVVLPDAHPHDAPPDHHGFGVDSLHG from the coding sequence ATGGCAAATTCGTTGCTCGACTTCGTGATCTCACTTGTGCGCGATCCGGAGGCGGCAGCGCGCTATGCCACCAATCCCGACCAAGCCATTGCTGACGCACATCTCACGGATGTGACCAGCGTCGATGTCAACAATCTGATCCCGATGGTGTCGGATTCCCTGTCGATGGCCGGGGCCACCGGTGCGGTGACCGGCATGCCTGTCGCCGATCACGGCAATGTGTGGGCGAGCGGTGCGGCAACTGCGGCCTTCGATGCTTTCACTCCGCACCCGCCTGTCGCAGCGATGCCCGAGCACGGGGCGATCAGTGGCGTCGGGGCTGTGATCAATCAGCCGGCAGCTCAGCTGCCAGTCGAGGCGCCCGCTGGCCCGCCTCCGGTCGGGATCGGCAACCCCGAACCGTCGTCGCTGATCACGGGGGGTGCGGTGCCCGAAATCGCATTCGACCACGGCGGCTTTCCGGCCAGTGACCCGGGAATATGGGACCACTCGGTGGTTCTTCCGGACGCACATCCGCATGACGCGCCGCCGGATCACCATGGCTTCGGCGTCGACAGCCTGCACGGCTGA
- a CDS encoding (Fe-S)-binding protein: MTTHTLIRLIVGLGMTAVVGALALKRVWWLYKLVMSGQPASGRTDHIGTRVWTQIAEVFGQRKLLKWSIPGLAHFFTMWGFFILATVYVEAYGTLFQSNFHIPIVGRWDALGFLQDFIALSVVFGIVTFSIIRLRSEPKEYGRQSRFYGSHTGGAWLILFMIFLVILSFAIFRGASANTGTLPYGGGAFFSHAMGTLMSPLGATANEWIETVALLAHIAVALVFLLIVLHSKHLHIFLAPINVTFKRLPDGLGPLLPLEADGKPIDFENPPDDAEFGRGKIEDFTWKGMLDFATCTECGRCQSQCPAWNTSKPLSPKLVIMDLRDHWMAKAPYILGEKVSPLESTPEGGLGEELRGEKHAEEHHVPESGFGRILGSGPEQATRPLVGTAEQGGVIDPDVLWSCVTCGACVEQCPVDIEHIDHIVDMRRYQVMMESEFPSELSVLFKNLENKGNPWGQNASDRTAWIDEVDFDVPVYGQDVESFDGYEYLFWVGCAGAYDDKAKKTTKAVAELLSIAGVKYLVLGTGETCNGDSARRSGNEFLFQQLAQQAVETLDGLFEGVETVDRKIVVTCPHCFNTLGKEYRQLGSNYTVLHHTQLLNRLVRDNKLVPVNSVSQDITYHDPCYLGRHNKVYEAPRELIGAAGANLTEMPRHAERSFCCGAGGARMWMEEHIGKRINHERVDEALATNAATVAVACPFCRVMVTDGVNDRQEEAGRSGVEVLDVAQVLLASLDRDSVKLPEKGTAAKEAEERAAKAEKAKPKAAAAAPAQAPAEAPAAEPAEPAEKPAATAPAAPAKGLGLAGGAKRPGAKKAPAAAASPATEEAASTAAPAKGLGMAAGAKRPGAKKAAPAEAGKATAAPAETAPAEKSAPAAPVKGLGMAAGAKRPGAKKAAPAVAEPAKAEPAKAEAAAPAEAPAAPAKPEVPVKGLGIAAGAKRPGAKKSAPAAPAAPAEPEPEAQAEPEAKSEPAPSAESNGDPTPPAAPAAPVKGLGLAKGVRPPGKR; this comes from the coding sequence GTGACCACACACACCCTCATCCGGCTCATAGTGGGCTTGGGCATGACCGCGGTGGTGGGAGCGCTGGCGCTCAAGCGCGTCTGGTGGTTGTACAAGCTCGTCATGTCCGGCCAACCGGCCTCCGGACGCACCGACCACATCGGCACCCGCGTCTGGACACAGATCGCCGAAGTGTTCGGGCAACGCAAGTTGCTCAAGTGGTCAATCCCGGGTTTGGCGCATTTTTTCACGATGTGGGGCTTCTTCATCCTCGCCACGGTCTATGTCGAGGCCTACGGCACCCTTTTCCAATCCAATTTCCACATCCCGATCGTCGGACGTTGGGACGCGTTGGGCTTCCTGCAAGACTTCATCGCCCTCAGCGTGGTATTCGGCATTGTCACGTTTTCGATCATCCGGTTGCGCTCGGAGCCAAAGGAATACGGCCGTCAATCACGGTTCTACGGTTCGCACACCGGCGGCGCGTGGCTGATCCTCTTCATGATTTTCCTGGTCATCCTGAGCTTCGCAATTTTCCGAGGCGCATCGGCTAATACCGGAACACTCCCCTACGGCGGCGGCGCATTCTTCTCCCACGCCATGGGCACGCTCATGAGCCCGTTGGGCGCGACGGCCAACGAGTGGATCGAGACCGTTGCGCTACTGGCCCACATCGCTGTAGCGCTCGTCTTCCTGCTGATCGTCCTGCACTCCAAGCACCTGCACATCTTCCTCGCTCCGATCAACGTCACCTTCAAGCGACTCCCCGACGGTTTGGGCCCGCTGCTGCCGCTGGAAGCCGACGGCAAACCCATCGACTTCGAAAACCCGCCCGACGACGCCGAATTCGGCCGCGGCAAGATCGAGGACTTCACCTGGAAGGGCATGCTCGACTTCGCCACCTGTACCGAGTGCGGACGATGCCAGTCGCAGTGCCCGGCCTGGAATACCTCCAAGCCGCTGTCGCCCAAGCTCGTGATCATGGATCTGCGCGATCACTGGATGGCCAAAGCGCCCTACATCCTCGGTGAGAAAGTGTCCCCGCTGGAAAGCACACCCGAAGGTGGGCTCGGCGAAGAACTGCGCGGTGAAAAGCACGCGGAGGAGCACCACGTCCCCGAGTCCGGCTTCGGCCGTATCCTGGGCTCCGGTCCCGAGCAGGCCACCCGCCCTCTGGTCGGCACCGCCGAACAAGGCGGAGTTATCGATCCCGACGTGTTGTGGTCCTGCGTGACGTGCGGCGCGTGTGTGGAGCAGTGCCCGGTCGACATCGAGCACATCGACCACATCGTCGATATGCGCCGCTACCAGGTGATGATGGAGTCGGAGTTCCCCTCCGAACTGTCAGTGCTGTTCAAGAATCTGGAGAACAAAGGCAACCCGTGGGGCCAGAACGCCTCCGACCGCACCGCCTGGATCGACGAGGTCGACTTCGATGTCCCCGTCTACGGCCAGGACGTCGAGAGCTTCGACGGCTACGAGTACCTGTTCTGGGTGGGATGCGCCGGCGCCTACGACGACAAGGCGAAAAAGACCACCAAGGCCGTGGCCGAACTGCTTTCCATCGCCGGAGTCAAGTACCTGGTCCTGGGCACGGGCGAGACCTGTAACGGTGACTCCGCCCGCCGCTCGGGCAACGAGTTCCTGTTCCAGCAGCTGGCTCAGCAGGCCGTCGAGACCCTCGACGGCCTCTTCGAAGGGGTGGAGACCGTCGACCGCAAGATCGTCGTCACCTGCCCGCACTGCTTCAACACCCTGGGTAAGGAGTACCGCCAACTCGGCAGCAACTACACGGTGCTGCACCACACTCAGCTACTGAACCGGCTGGTGCGGGACAACAAGCTGGTCCCGGTCAATTCCGTGTCGCAGGACATCACCTACCACGACCCCTGCTACCTGGGTCGTCACAACAAGGTGTACGAGGCGCCGCGTGAGCTGATCGGGGCCGCGGGCGCCAACCTCACCGAGATGCCGCGCCACGCCGAGCGCAGCTTCTGCTGCGGCGCGGGTGGTGCCCGCATGTGGATGGAAGAACACATCGGCAAGCGCATCAACCACGAGCGCGTCGACGAGGCGCTGGCCACCAACGCCGCCACGGTCGCCGTCGCATGCCCGTTCTGCCGGGTGATGGTCACCGACGGTGTCAATGACCGCCAGGAAGAAGCAGGCCGCAGCGGTGTCGAGGTGCTCGACGTGGCCCAAGTGTTGCTCGCTTCACTGGACCGCGACAGCGTGAAGCTGCCCGAGAAAGGCACGGCGGCCAAGGAAGCCGAAGAGCGGGCCGCCAAGGCGGAGAAGGCCAAGCCCAAGGCCGCCGCGGCCGCTCCTGCACAGGCGCCCGCCGAAGCACCGGCAGCCGAGCCTGCCGAGCCTGCCGAAAAGCCCGCTGCGACCGCGCCTGCGGCGCCGGCCAAAGGTCTCGGCCTTGCGGGCGGCGCCAAGCGCCCCGGAGCCAAGAAGGCGCCGGCCGCCGCCGCATCACCGGCTACGGAGGAAGCCGCCAGCACGGCCGCCCCCGCCAAGGGACTGGGGATGGCCGCGGGAGCCAAACGCCCCGGGGCCAAGAAAGCCGCGCCTGCCGAAGCAGGCAAGGCGACCGCGGCGCCCGCCGAGACTGCACCCGCGGAAAAGTCAGCCCCGGCCGCGCCCGTGAAGGGTCTGGGCATGGCCGCCGGAGCCAAGCGCCCCGGCGCAAAGAAGGCCGCGCCCGCGGTGGCGGAGCCGGCCAAGGCGGAACCGGCCAAGGCTGAGGCAGCCGCGCCCGCTGAAGCTCCCGCCGCGCCGGCCAAACCGGAAGTGCCGGTCAAGGGGCTGGGTATCGCGGCCGGCGCCAAGCGGCCCGGTGCGAAGAAGAGCGCACCCGCGGCACCCGCCGCACCGGCGGAACCGGAGCCGGAGGCCCAAGCGGAGCCCGAAGCAAAGTCCGAACCTGCACCCTCCGCCGAATCCAACGGTGACCCGACTCCCCCGGCCGCACCTGCCGCGCCGGTCAAGGGCCTGGGTCTGGCCAAGGGTGTGCGCCCGCCGGGTAAGCGCTGA